A DNA window from Archocentrus centrarchus isolate MPI-CPG fArcCen1 chromosome 15, fArcCen1, whole genome shotgun sequence contains the following coding sequences:
- the LOC115793587 gene encoding polymeric immunoglobulin receptor-like: MAAHLIVLLLFSGLKGVHSITTVNKVSVTAGKSVSIPCLYESQYMNHVKYLCEGQYWTSCSYAVKTNKPDRSGKYSISDDKKQQIFTVTINQLTNKNTDYWCVVEINGGSDHGESFQLLVTSGTPSLYVDHQQITGYIGKNITIRCHHSNSGGMKWCRLGRNCVTGSSGSIDGTTATTNMTEPNVFTVTMSGLKPEDSGWYWCAEGDIQIPVHLTVTEELITRASFPVMILIMTALILIAIVLFIQFILRRIYCILLHRVSESSLVLLEQSKAESLTTVTEQGNEVTYSTVLYMQTTQAPKPSFAESDVDNMYSSVFYHKETKYKMGMAAHLIGLLLFSGLKGVQSITTVSKVSVTAGKSVSIPCLYESQYMNHVKYLCEGQYWTSCSYAVKTNKPDRSGKYSISDDKKQQIFTVTINQLTNKNTHYWCVVEINGGLDHGELFRLSVTTGTPSLYVDHQQITGYIGENITIRCHHSNSGGMKWCRLGRKCVTGSSGSINRTTVTTNMTEPNVFTVTMSGLKPEDSGWYWCAEGDIQIPVHLTVTEKPITTSTHTVTGNGTNTLENEEYRASFDPKILIIPLSVLILIVIVVLIIWFILRHKQSKAESSATAMAGEEVTYSEVRAKKRSSAKVDEEVTFSNLEHVGRKTPEVLPVSMRNRKLQDFTEET, encoded by the exons ATGGCTGCTCATCTCATCGTTCTTCTCCTCTTCAGTGGACTCAAAG GAGTTCACAGCATAACTACAGTCAATAAAGTATCAGTAACAGCTGGAAAGTCTGTCTCCATCCCATGTCTCTATGAGTCCCAATACATGAACCATGTGAAGTACTTGTGTGAAGGACAATATTGGACCTCCTGCAGctatgcagtaaaaacaaacaagccagACCGTTCAGGAAAATATTCAATCTCTGATGataaaaaacagcaaatatttaCTGTGACTATAAACCAgctgacaaataaaaacactgattacTGGTGTGTGGTGGAGATTAATGGCGGTTCGGATCATGGAGAGTCTTTTCAGCTGTTAGTTACCAGTG GTACCCCCAGTCTCTATGTGGATCATCAGCAGATTACAGGATATATTGGAAAAAACATAACCATTAGATGTCACCACAGTAACTCTGGAGGAATGAAGTGGTGCAGGCTGGGCAGGAACTGTGTGACAGGATCATCTGGATCCATAGATGGAACAACAGCGACCACTAATATGACAGagccaaatgttttcacagtGACCATGAGTGGACTAAAGCCAGAGGACAGTGGCTGGTATTGGTGTGCTGAAGGAGACATTCAGATACCAGTACATTTAACTGTTACTGAGGAACTGATCACTA GAGCATCATTTCCCGTAATGATCCTCATCATGACTGCGTTGATCCTGATTGCAATTGTGTTGTTCATCCAGTTTATATTGAGACGCA TTTATTGCATATTGTTACACAGAGTCAGTGAGAGCAGTCTTGTTTTACTAGAGCAGAGCAAAGCAGAATCACTGACTACAGTAACG GAACAGGGAAATGAAGTAACATACTCCACTGTTCTATACATGCAAACAACACAAGCACCCAAG CCGTCATTTGCTGAAAGTGATGTGGACAACATGTACAGCTCTGTTTTTTATCATAAAGAAACAAAGTATAAAATGG GCATGGCTGCTCATCTCATCGGTCTTCTACTCTTCAGTGGACTCAAAG GAGTTCAGAGCATAACTACAGTCAGTAAAGTATCAGTAACAGCTGGAAAGTCTGTCTCCATCCCATGTCTCTATGAGTCCCAATACATGAACCATGTGAAGTACTTGTGTGAAGGACAATATTGGACCTCCTGCAGctatgcagtaaaaacaaacaagccagACCGTTCAGGAAAATATTCAATCTCTGATGataaaaaacagcaaatatttaCTGTGACTATAAACCAgctgacaaataaaaatactcATTATTGGTGTGTGGTGGAGATTAATGGTGGTTTGGATCATGGAGAATTATTTCGGCTGTCAGTTACCACTG GTACCCCCAGTCTCTATGTGGATCATCAGCAGATTACAGGATATATTGGAGAAAACATAACCATTAGATGTCACCACAGTAACTCTGGAGGAATGAAGTGGTGCAGGCTGGGCAGGAAGTGTGTGACAGGATCATCTGGATCCATAAATAGAACAACAGTGACAACTAATATGACAGagccaaatgttttcacagtCACCATGAGTGGACTAAAGCCAGAGGACAGTGGCTGGTATTGGTGTGCTGAAGGAGACATTCAGATACCAGTACATTTAACTGTTACTGAGAAACCGATCACAA CCAGTACCCATACTGTTACAGGAAATGGAACAAATACATTAGAAAATGAAGAATAcag AGCTTCATTTGACCCAAAGATCCTCATCATCCCTCTGAGTGTGTTGATCCTGATTGTAATCGTGGTGTTGATCATCTGGTTTATATTGAGACACA AGCAGAGCAAAGCAGAGTCATCAGCCACAGCAATG GCTGGAGAGGAAGTAACATACTCTGAAGTTAGAGCCAAGAAAAGAAGTTCAGCCAAG GTGGACGAGGAAGTAACATTCTCCAACCTGGAACACGTGGGAAGAAAAACACCTGAG GTACTTCCAGTTTCTATGCGGAACAGGAAATTACAGGATTTCACGGAAGAAACATAA